From the genome of Litoribrevibacter albus:
TAGATGACGGCTTGGATAATAATGTACCTACACGCCCTGGTATTGATGAAAATTCCGCACAGCATTTGGTTACCTTTGGGATTTCTTTTGGGGTGAATGGAACGTTGGATGCAAACCCAACAGATCCAAATGAAACATATATTTGGCCAAATCCTCTTACAGAAGAAGGTGAGGATGAAAATATTCCAGAGAAAATTGATGATTTACGCCATGCAGCCTGGGTAAGCCGTGGTCAATTTCTTTCTGCTAAAGACCCTGATACGTTAATTCAATCCCTTAAAACGGCCTTTGAAGATATTGCTGATCGAACGGGAACAGCTGCTTCGGTTACGTTTAATTCTGCCAGTTTGGACAGCGGTAGTATTATTTATGTCTCCCAATTCTCTACCTCAGGTTGGTATGGTGATTTACTGGCGTATAAGGTAGATGGAACCAGTGGTGCGATTGAAGACACGCCTTTGTGGTCAGCCGCTTCTATCCTGACAGACCCCGCTAATAACAATAACCAGCGTGAAGTTGTGACCTTCAATGCGGACAGTAAAAAGGGTGTTGCCTTTAAGCAAGGTTTGTTGAGTTCGACTCAGGTTGACGACCTTAAAATGGCCTATGACCGAAATAATTCGAGTAACTCAGGTAACTACTACACTACAGCTGTGGACTATATGAGAGGTGCTCGAAATAAAGAAGGGCGTGACTTTAGACAGCGTAATTCCCGTAAAGGACGATTAGGGGACATCATTAACTCTTCTCCTGTGTACGTGGGAGGCGCTGTATCCAACTGGCCACCGTACATTGAAGCGGGCTATGGAAGCTATGTTGGTAGTGTTAAAAACCGGAAGGCCATTGTTTACGTGGGTGCCAATGATGGCATGGTGCATGGGTTTGATGCGGAAGAAGGCTCTGAAGTGTTTGCTTTCGTTCCTCATGGAATTGCGTCTACCGAAGAGGAAGGTGGGATGCACTATCTTTTAGATAAAGATTACAACCATCGCTATTATGTGGATGGTACACCGTCACCTGCTGATGCTTATGTTGGTGGTAAGTGGAAAACCGTTTTATTGGGTGGCTTAGGCGCAGGTGGTAAATCCGTTTACGCATTAGATGTAACTGACCCTGATTCACTTAAGGAATCTAATGCCTCGGATATTGTGATGTGGGAATTTACCTCTGAGGATATGGGATACAGTTTCGCTCAGCCAAAAGTAGCCAAAATGAACGATGGCACATGGGTGGCGGTTGTAGGTAATGGCTACAACAATACCAGCGATGGTCGTGCCAAAATCTTCTTACTTGATATAGCAACTGGCCGCGTCATTAAGGAGTTTGATACTGAGGAAGGTGGTCTTTCTTCCGGTTCATGTGATTCTTGTAATGGTATGTCGACAGTGACTCCTCTTGATATTGATGGCAATGGTACTGCCGATTATCTGTACGCAGGTGATGTTCAGGGTAATGTTTGGGTCATTAATGTTGGGAGTGACAAAAAGACTGAGTGGGTATTTGATAGTCAAGTTACTTACAATTCAGATGGAACTGTTCAAAGTTATGGCGGTGGTTTGATTGAGCCGTTATTTGTCACTAAAGATTCTTCATCTATTACTACTGATTTAGCTGTTGCGCCGTTTTATCGCCAAACCAGACAGAATAATCACTATCCTGCTGTGATGGTAATGTTTGGCTCTGGTCAATTCATGACTAATTCGGATGCAACATCCACTCGTGTCGAGCACTTTTATGGTGTGATGCATACCTTCGGGCAAAATGATTTAAGTATTGATACTTCTGGGGATTTTGTAGAACGTACAATCACTAATGCTTCAGTTCAGATTGATGGGAAAGCTCTTGAATTGAGATTGATTACTGGCGAGGAGGGTGAGGAAAAAATCGCATACCATAAAGATCCATCTGATCGACAATATGGTTGGTATCTACCGCTCCCGAATACAGGGGAACGGGTGATACACAGTCCTAAGATTGTGGGTGATTATGTTCTTTTTAATACCTTCTTCCCGTCTGCGCTAGATCCATGTAAATATGGAGCTGCAGGCTATTTGATGGCCGCTAACTATCGCACTGGTCTTGCTCCAAAAAGTTTATTGGACTTTAGTCGTGACGGTGTGATTAACGAAAAAGATTATAACTATGCCGGTACTAAGATTGAGTCTCCGCCTGCTGGAATATCAACATTAGGCAGTTCTGGTGTAGGAATCTCTGAATTTTTGGGCCCTGAAGTTATGATAATGGATTTAATGGGGCGTCAGCCAATTCGAAGTTCTTGGACGGATGTAAGATAAATGAAGAATAAAAAGGGCTTAGTTGGTAATACTGGTTTTTCATTAATTGAATTACTGATTGTTATCTCTATTGTTGGGATTTTGAGTTCTATAGCATATCCAAGTTACCAAGAGTATGTCATCGAAACACATCGAGAGGATGTGATTTCAGAGCTTCAATCTCTTGAGCTAGCTATGCAGCAATACGCCTTTGAAAACCATACGTTTGTGGGGGCTGCTTCAGAAGGCGATAAAGGTGTTCCTGATCCAGTCAAAGTATATAAACTGGATACTAAAATTGCAGAGCATTACACCGTGACTGTAAAGCAGGCAAGTGTAACGGGGTTTATTCTTACTGCGGTACCTAAAGGGAAGCAAGTTGAAGACCGGTGCGGTGTAATTACTCTAAACAGCAATCGAGTTTGGACTCTTGTTAAAGATAATAAAGACATGACATCTGATTGCCTCAGATAGCTATTGAGTCAGTGTTGTGTACATTGGTCATTTAGTTTGTAGTTGATGGACTCTATGAAAATCAAAACCGGTAATGTTGACGAAGCTAAAACTGTGAAGGCTGGTTGCGGTATGCGTTATGATCCTGATCAGTTGGGTGATCAAACGGGCTTTGATTTTCCCGGGATGGATTTGTGGGACAAGATCTTCAGTAAAAAGAAAGAGGAATCTGGATCGGGAGAACCACAGACTGACTCGGACTCTTAGATACTATCTAACGAGTTTATAATGCTTATGTAGTAAGTTTGATTGCCAGTATACTTTACTAGGAGAGTCGAAATTATGGAGTCCTCATCAATTTTTTTGCCTGTGTTAGGGCAGATCTTTCTCACATTAATAGCCTATATTGTGCTTCTTCGGCGTAAAGCTACCGCCGTTAAACAGGGCTCTGTTGATCGTCAGAAAACGGCGTTAGATAACCGGCAATGGCCTGAAAGTGTTGTTAAAGCATCAAACAATATCGCCAATCAATTTGAAACGCCGGTGCTGTTTTACGTTCTCTGTATCCTCTCCTACTTAATTCAGGCAGTGACTGAGTGGTTGGTGATTGTTGCCTGGATATATGTTGCTAGCCGTTATATCCATAGCTATGTGCATATGACCTCAAACTATGTTCCTTATCGAATGAAGATCTTTGCGCTTGGTGTTTTGATCCTACTAGGAATGCTAGTCTATCTCGCTTACTGTCTAATCTAAGTTTTGTTGAGACCTTCTGGGTACAACTAAACGAATCTTCTAAATGTGTCTTCTTATCAGAACCGTATATCGTCTTAGTTAATTTAAGATAGGCTTCTGTTGGAAAGTCGTATTCAATGAGAAGAATGCAAAAGAGGGCGCTTGGCGGTTGATTTTGTCGGTCAAACCATTTTAGAGTAAAAATACTAATTTACTTGTTTAAGATGTGATAACTTTCTCAAAAACGAAGGTTTTTGTGCTAAATGACGACAAGATGTCGTATTAACGCATGTGTAACTGATCGTAACTGGTTACTATAAAAACAATAAAAATTATTAAATCCAATAAGAAGATTTCCACTCACGTGTGAGAAATACCAATAAAAAGCTAGCAAAGGTGAAAGCAGTGAAAAACAATAATAACAAGCTGGTAAAACTTGTATCTGTTGTTACTCTGGCTCTACTAGGCTCGGGTTGTAATCTAATTTATAAAGTAACTGGCGATACTATGGCAGGGTACAGTGCGGATCATGCCGTACCGTTCATCATGTCTATGGATGATGCCGCTATGGGCTGTGCTTCAGGTGAAGCTATGTCTCCGTTACTTATGTCATTTGGTCGTGTGACTACTCCTGCTCATAATGTGGGTGTATTGCTTTATGCCTCTGCTGCTTCTTGTGCTGAAGAAAAAGGTTGGAATGAAGAGTTACGTTACCTTCGCGCATTAAAAGCGGGTGATGCGGCAGAAGCCGAAGATGCTCGTGAAGCTCAGAAACGTTATTTTGCTCTGGCGGCTAAACGCCAATATAAAGCCTACAAGCATATGGATGCTTACTTCGATGTGGCACTTGGTGAAGAGTGTGGTGATCTTGATGATCGTGAAGATCAGTTGGTTTGGTTAGTAGGTAACTTGTCTGGTCTTCAAGCGTTGAATAGTCAGTTGTCTTCATTGTCTGATCAGGGTATTCCTACCAATATCGCTTCGAAAGTTGGCCGTGCCGCTGAGTGTTTGAAAGATGAAGACTGGTGGGGTGTACCATCAGCTATGCGCGCAGTTGTTTGGACAATGGTGCCAGGAACAATGCCTAAAGGTCAGAATGCCTGGGCGCGCTTGTCTCAGTCATCGAAACAAGGTGAGAACGTAGGTGTTCGCCTTTCTCATGTTTTTGAAGCACTGGCTGCTTCAAATGCCAATAAAACGGATCTTCTAAAAGACGTGATCCGTGCTCATGCAAAATCAATTAAATCTATGCCTGTTCGAAAAGATGCCGCGATGCTTGATCGCATCGCTACCATGAATATTCGAGCAATTTCTGATCGTATGTGGACAGAAAAAACAGGTCATAGAACGCCTGCAGGTAGTCTTGGTAAGTTCCCGGATGACGTAGTGCAAGTAGAGACTTTGGATTTAGATGATTTGCTATAGGGTTCTATAGCAGGTCATTCAA
Proteins encoded in this window:
- a CDS encoding type IV pilin protein: MKNKKGLVGNTGFSLIELLIVISIVGILSSIAYPSYQEYVIETHREDVISELQSLELAMQQYAFENHTFVGAASEGDKGVPDPVKVYKLDTKIAEHYTVTVKQASVTGFILTAVPKGKQVEDRCGVITLNSNRVWTLVKDNKDMTSDCLR
- a CDS encoding MAPEG family protein; this encodes MESSSIFLPVLGQIFLTLIAYIVLLRRKATAVKQGSVDRQKTALDNRQWPESVVKASNNIANQFETPVLFYVLCILSYLIQAVTEWLVIVAWIYVASRYIHSYVHMTSNYVPYRMKIFALGVLILLGMLVYLAYCLI
- a CDS encoding PilC/PilY family type IV pilus protein, with protein sequence MKPNAFKYICLLFSLIAISTAFAAPGDLAERPLFLGHSVKSNIMLIADDSGSMGWRLLRTKEAKTIYPSKKNSGDSYYISDHGYYVRYGELFPDYDLDGVFSHTYQDCNFWGNCTWKTDEHTYQVKKQNRLELCSGYNALAFNPSIEYSAWTGCPGTDGCPSEASNYSLRNHKYYLWNDNGDGKLQKGECSTSANAAKVVGNQDAATQENYRLWYSYYRDRMMVSKKAMGEVVKASDQRVGLMTINGGSEPAFEVAEMATKSGDTEDKKNLLKAIYNEASGGGTPLRKALKRAGEHFASSNGPILKNDKGGSCQQNFAVLMTDGYWNGTTNPGVDNADRDGIKGDSTTKDLIRTSDSDSYSNTLADVAMTYYLKDLDDGLDNNVPTRPGIDENSAQHLVTFGISFGVNGTLDANPTDPNETYIWPNPLTEEGEDENIPEKIDDLRHAAWVSRGQFLSAKDPDTLIQSLKTAFEDIADRTGTAASVTFNSASLDSGSIIYVSQFSTSGWYGDLLAYKVDGTSGAIEDTPLWSAASILTDPANNNNQREVVTFNADSKKGVAFKQGLLSSTQVDDLKMAYDRNNSSNSGNYYTTAVDYMRGARNKEGRDFRQRNSRKGRLGDIINSSPVYVGGAVSNWPPYIEAGYGSYVGSVKNRKAIVYVGANDGMVHGFDAEEGSEVFAFVPHGIASTEEEGGMHYLLDKDYNHRYYVDGTPSPADAYVGGKWKTVLLGGLGAGGKSVYALDVTDPDSLKESNASDIVMWEFTSEDMGYSFAQPKVAKMNDGTWVAVVGNGYNNTSDGRAKIFLLDIATGRVIKEFDTEEGGLSSGSCDSCNGMSTVTPLDIDGNGTADYLYAGDVQGNVWVINVGSDKKTEWVFDSQVTYNSDGTVQSYGGGLIEPLFVTKDSSSITTDLAVAPFYRQTRQNNHYPAVMVMFGSGQFMTNSDATSTRVEHFYGVMHTFGQNDLSIDTSGDFVERTITNASVQIDGKALELRLITGEEGEEKIAYHKDPSDRQYGWYLPLPNTGERVIHSPKIVGDYVLFNTFFPSALDPCKYGAAGYLMAANYRTGLAPKSLLDFSRDGVINEKDYNYAGTKIESPPAGISTLGSSGVGISEFLGPEVMIMDLMGRQPIRSSWTDVR